A segment of the Halogeometricum sp. S3BR5-2 genome:
ACAGGACTGCCCGGAGTTGATGGTTCGGGCCTGCGCGCCCGTCTCGGCCGCCTCGTCCAACGGCGCGTCGTCGAGGACGATGTACGGGTCGCTCCCGCCGAGTTCGAGGACGCTCTTCTTCAGGTTCTCGCCGGCCTGTTCGGCGACGGCGCGCCCGGCGGGTCCGCTCCCAGTCAGCGTAACTGCGCGCACCCGGTCGTCGGCGATGATGTTCTCCACCTGCTCGGAGTCGACGAGCAGCGACTGGAAGACGCCCTCCGGGTAGCCGGCGTCGCGGAGTACCTCCTCGATGGCCAGCGCGGACCCCGGCACGTTCGAGGCGTGCTTCAGGAGACCGACGTTCCCCGACGTGAGGTGCGGGGCCAGGAAGCGGAACACCTGCCACAGGGGGAAGTTCCACGGCATGACCGCCAGAATCGGACCCAACGGGTCGTACCGGACGTACGTCTCCGCGTCCTCCGGCCCCTTCACCGTCTTCTCCTGGAGGTGCTCGCCCGCGTGTTCGGCGTAGTAGTCGCACACCCACGCGCACTTCTCCACCTCCGACCGCGCCTGCGAGATGGGCTTGCCCATCTCCTCCGTCATCAACTCGGCGTACTTCTCCTCGTTCTCGCGGAGCACGTCGCCCGCGTCCGCGAGCAGACGGCGGCGGTCGGTGAGCGACCGCTCCCGCCACTCCTCGAAGGCGTCGTCCGCGCGGGACAGCGCCTCCTCGACGTCCGCCTCGCCGTGTTCGTCGTACTCCTCTCGGACCGACTCGGTGTATGGATTGACGCTCTGCACGGTGAGTTCCTCTACCGTAACGCCTCGAACGGCGCGGGCATAACTCTCGGGGCCGTCGGAGACGCCTCGCCGCGGGCCGCCAATTCGCTCCGTCACATTCCGTCGTCCGGCCGTCATTTTTACCACCGAACTTCACGTCTCCTACCTCGTGTCGTGTCAAACCACCATCGGTTGGTCGCTCATCACGTCCGGCATCGTGACACTCCTGTTGGCGTATCTCCCCTACCCGTCGCTCTACTGGGGAATCGGACTGCTCGTACTCGGCGTCGTCGTCTTCGTACTGCGACGCCTCTTCTGAGCCGTCGCATCCGCGGGGGCACCCGGCTACGCAGGGCCGGCGGTTCGGTCGACGAGGGGCCGTTCGCTCGGACGGCGACCGTCCCGCCGGAATTTCACGCGTGGTTACGAACCGCATAACCGGATTCGCGGGCCGAAATACGGGCGACTGTTGCCGGATGATTCCAGACGAACAGGTTCGGACCTCCGTACGCAAATCAGTTCAATTACATGAATCTCCCCGTGTAGAACTAATACGCGCCGGGTCGCGTGCCCCCGAAAATCGACGTTCGTCCGACCACCACTCGAGGGAAAGTCGACTCCCGTCGCTCCGACCGCGTTTCGAGCGACGTAACGGGATCGTATCGAGAAAAACTAGGGCATAACAAAGTCTCTCTCTGCCTGATTTGTAACCGAAGGCCGCATCGGCGGCGTCGACCCTCCAACCGTACGGCGTTCGGAGTTCGGTCGGAGCGCCACCACGGGGACGGCCACCGAGAATTATGTACAAAGGAAAACGAATCGCAGTCGTCGTACCAGCCTACAACGAGGAGGGATTCGTGGGGCGGACTATCGAGAGCGTCCCCTCCTACGTCGACCGAATCTACGCCGTCGACGACGGATCGACCGACGGCACGTGGAACGAGATTCAGACCACGGCGGGGCGTCTGAACGAATCGTCGTGCGACCCCATCGCCGCCGACGGCGGCTACCGGGAGGGGGCGCGCGTCGTCCCCGTTCGACACGGACGCAACAGCGGCGTCGGCGCGGGTATCAAGACCGGCTACTACCGCGCGATGGAGGACGACGCCGACATCGTCGCCGTCATGAACGGCGACGCGCAGATGGACCCTGCGGTGCTCCCGAACTTTCTCGACCCCTTGGCCGAGGGACGTGCGGACTACGCCAAGGGCGACCGAATCAGCCGCCGGGAGAACGTCGGCGAGATGAGTACGTGGCGGTTGTTCGGGAACAAACTGCTCACGCGCCTCACCAACCTTTCCAGCGGCTACTGGAAGACCATCGACTCGCAGAACGGCTACACCGCCGTCACCACCGAGATGCTCGAACGCATCCCCCTGGAGGAGGTGTACGACCAGTACGGCTTCCTCAACGACATGCTCACGACGCTGAACCTCGACGACGCGCGCGTCGTGAACGTCCCGCACAGAGCGGTGTACGGCGACGAACAGAGCGGAATCGTCTACCGCCGGTTCGTTCCGAGCCTGTCGGGGCTGCTGTTTCAGAACTTCCTCCGCCGCCTCTATCACCGCTCTCGGGAACGCTCCTACCAGCCCGCGGTGGTCGCCTACGTGGCCGGGATGCTCGGGATGCTCCTCGGCGCCGCGGCGACCCTCCGCGGCGTCTCGCGCGTCCTCCGCCGACGGGACGACGCCTCCGTCCTCCGGTCGCTCGGCGGCTTCCTCCTCGGCGCCCTCGCGTTCGCCGCAGGGACGCTCTTCGACCGGCGCGCCAACGCGCCGCTGGAGTTGGGTTTCGAGACCGACATATCCGAGTACGACGACTGAGCGGAGCCACGTTCGGAACCCTCTTGGTTTTCCTCTCCCTCTCGCCCGCGAGAATCACTTACTCCGCTTCGTTCGTCCGACGTCAGTCCAAGAGCGCGAGCAGGAGCGTCGCCAGCGCCTCGGTGTCCTCGGCGGCGACGGTC
Coding sequences within it:
- a CDS encoding NAD-dependent succinate-semialdehyde dehydrogenase — translated: MQSVNPYTESVREEYDEHGEADVEEALSRADDAFEEWRERSLTDRRRLLADAGDVLRENEEKYAELMTEEMGKPISQARSEVEKCAWVCDYYAEHAGEHLQEKTVKGPEDAETYVRYDPLGPILAVMPWNFPLWQVFRFLAPHLTSGNVGLLKHASNVPGSALAIEEVLRDAGYPEGVFQSLLVDSEQVENIIADDRVRAVTLTGSGPAGRAVAEQAGENLKKSVLELGGSDPYIVLDDAPLDEAAETGAQARTINSGQSCIAAKRFIVHDDVYDEFVEKFVEEMEALDVGDPKDEETNVGPQAREDLMSDLQEQVDETVEMGATVETGGEPMDREGYFYPPTVLTDVPRDSPGGCEELFGPVASVFRVESEEEAIELANDSQYGLGGSVWTEDLERGKEVAANVESGAVFVNELTKSDPRLPFGGIKQSGYGRELGVEGIHEFVNRKTVFVQHGVGDE
- a CDS encoding glycosyltransferase family 2 protein, translating into MYKGKRIAVVVPAYNEEGFVGRTIESVPSYVDRIYAVDDGSTDGTWNEIQTTAGRLNESSCDPIAADGGYREGARVVPVRHGRNSGVGAGIKTGYYRAMEDDADIVAVMNGDAQMDPAVLPNFLDPLAEGRADYAKGDRISRRENVGEMSTWRLFGNKLLTRLTNLSSGYWKTIDSQNGYTAVTTEMLERIPLEEVYDQYGFLNDMLTTLNLDDARVVNVPHRAVYGDEQSGIVYRRFVPSLSGLLFQNFLRRLYHRSRERSYQPAVVAYVAGMLGMLLGAAATLRGVSRVLRRRDDASVLRSLGGFLLGALAFAAGTLFDRRANAPLELGFETDISEYDD